The sequence GTCGCATAGAGCAAAAAGGCGCCGCCGATGTTGTCGCGCGGAGAGGTGACCTTGTCTACCTCTAATAAATCATCCAGAAAGCTGACAGTCGCCCGCCACAGACCCAGCAAGTCATCTAGATAGCCGGGTGTCTTACTAGAATCGAAAAATCCCGCCAGTCTCATGTGAAGGGCAGCGGCCCGCAAATGCAGATTCACAATCGGGCCCAGCTGCTGGGACATGATGGATGCATATAGCTCCGAGTATTCGCGCCGGTATACCCTCATGAGCATTGCCCGATGCTCGTCTCCGGCAACTCCTCGGGGATCGCTGGCGTTACTGTACATCTCCTTGGAGACCTTGTCACAGAATCTTTCGATCTGGAGGCGGGCCTCCAATTCGGGAGATAGGTGCAAGGCCGGGTCGTCGCCTGGTCGAAGGGCCAGTGTCCAGTCATACAGCGAGGACGCAGGTTGGCCGTAGCCTGTGCCGATATTTTGAGCCACGATGTTGCATACCGCCCATGTGGTCACACGGTCAGCAAGCTGCTCCTTGTTCAGATCGACGGATGTTCGCGAGAAATCTTGGATGTGGTTGGGGCGATGCAATCCGATTCCAGTCgccgtcttcatcatgaCACCGCACAGGATGTGGGTCGGGTCAGACGAGGTTGTGCTCGTAGGCAGCGGCCAGGCACAGAGCAAGCACATGGCCTTGACGACGTAGTAGTTGCTAGGTACTTCGCCGATGGTGGTCCACAGGAATCGAGTTAGGGGTCCCGACAGGTTGGAGATGAGGTTCGGGCAGTTGGCGGGACTGAAACGGCGCGCAGCAACAGCGACAATGGACCAGAAAAGGAGAGGGTGTTGTTGGTGATAGACGTCCGGAGACTGCTGGGGATTCAAGAACGGGAGGAAAGGATGGTAGAAGGCGAAGAATTCGTTGAACAGGTTGGTGACCCCTTCGTCAGTCAGCTGGACTCCTTCCAGCTCGTGTGAGAAGCGCGGCATGCTGTACGAGCCTCCTCTCTTCAGATGCAAGAGCGAGGATACAGCTTCGTCGGACCCCATCAAGGAAGGATTTCGCGTGTGAGAGTAAGTCGCGGTGCTCGGCGCCATGGGGGAGTTGAGAGTCTCGTCGTCCTCCAAAATGTAGCCTTGAGCCTGTGCCCGGGCAATGTTACGCCGCAGACGGtcaatctccttctccatctcggcGTGCTTGGATCGCTTCCCGATGCGCTTGAAGTTTGATTCGATCTTACATTCGAGCTTCAGACGGTTGCACCGCGAGCAGCTCTGGAACGGTTCCTGGACGACATTACACCGCAACTGTTGCGCAGCAATTGCACCACGAATTAGCCACCAGACAAAGCAATGGCCGGGAAGAGGCCGGGCCCCTCAAGCCGCCGAGGTGTACTGGAACGGTgttgaaaaaaagatggtGGGGGAGATGCCAAGGTCGGAGGGGCTGACTCACTTTCTGCTGGCGACACTCGTTGCACGCCCGCTTGACGCCCGGCTGGCGCTTCTTATCGTGCTCGCCGTGTTCATGATGGTCGCCGTGGTCGTCTTCGTTGATGCTGCCGGGGCTGCTCTCGAGGCCCCCCATGCCGTTGCTTCTCTTGCGCTTGGGCATTCCGTTGCCCAGGCGGGAGCTGGCAGGGCTGGTCGGGCTCATCGAGGCGGCCCCACGACCAAGGCCCGGTGAGCCATCCATGCCTGTCTGCGTGGCTGCCCGTGAGGGTGTTCAGTCTGCCTGTCGGCTAGCCAAGAGACGGTCCTGGCAGCAGGCTGCTGGCCGGTGTTATCAGGGCAATCAATGGATGGAGGGGCGCGGCTGGGAGAGAGGCGATATTCAACTTGGCGGCGCCTGGGGGAGGGAGCGCTTTGCgcgaggctgcggcgagatggagcagcggcagatgCGATGCGCTGGAGGTGATGCAACGGGGCCGTCGGCCAGAACAAGAAACAGGACGAGGGGAGAATGGCTGATGCTGAGGCCGAGTGCGGACGAGGATACAGCACGGCCGACACTTTTTTGGTGATGGCGGAGGGAAAAGTCGTAGCCGCCTGGCGAAAAGTCGACGGTACCTTGCTGGCGGCTGCTCACTAAGGCATGGTGGCCCAGCCGCTGGCGGGCTTACTATGTACATACAGCCAGCTGCAGTCTCCgtgattatttttttccaacCGTGGCCGGCCCCACCGCTGGCAACCACAGCACAAGCACGACACGGCACGGCGCTGTAGCTCAGCACGGCCAGCGCCTGTGCCCAGAACCTGCAAGCACCGTTTGCGCCACCCCAGGGACGGTGCGCGCTCCAGCCACCGGTGCTCGTTGCCCGTCGCTGAGGTCGTGTGCAGTCGCAATGCCTCTTGGCTCTGCA comes from Trichoderma asperellum chromosome 3, complete sequence and encodes:
- a CDS encoding uncharacterized protein (EggNog:ENOG41~TransMembrane:1 (o512-532i)); this translates as MDGSPGLGRGAASMSPTSPASSRLGNGMPKRKRSNGMGGLESSPGSINEDDHGDHHEHGEHDKKRQPGVKRACNECRQQKLRCNVVQEPFQSCSRCNRLKLECKIESNFKRIGKRSKHAEMEKEIDRLRRNIARAQAQGYILEDDETLNSPMAPSTATYSHTRNPSLMGSDEAVSSLLHLKRGGSYSMPRFSHELEGVQLTDEGVTNLFNEFFAFYHPFLPFLNPQQSPDVYHQQHPLLFWSIVAVAARRFSPANCPNLISNLSGPLTRFLWTTIGEVPSNYYVVKAMCLLCAWPLPTSTTSSDPTHILCGVMMKTATGIGLHRPNHIQDFSRTSVDLNKEQLADRVTTWAVCNIVAQNIGTGYGQPASSLYDWTLALRPGDDPALHLSPELEARLQIERFCDKVSKEMYSNASDPRGVAGDEHRAMLMRVYRREYSELYASIMSQQLGPIVNLHLRAAALHMRLAGFFDSSKTPGYLDDLLGLWRATVSFLDDLLEVDKVTSPRDNIGGAFLLYATNYMQQMLVAAAFTLLKLMRSFFSKTIDFQRGRNLFHRSIQAIRATSVVSNDLQWRLAELMVQMWNGARLDQKNYNQEDDTPIQVDDSLQLKVRCRHSMSLVFDSVWRWREEYQALGRGSLEAALKHPTNPDSANESSAASSQLDSTLMPSHTLPTPNNMLTANGVLTPGAPGLTAPTTAPTSIIGNMSYGDTTYDFFDPQHWMLDGLLDFNYSFVPPLEGA